A genomic region of Plasmodium malariae genome assembly, chromosome: 14 contains the following coding sequences:
- the FKBP35 gene encoding FK506-binding protein (FKBP)-type peptidyl-prolyl isomerase, putative, giving the protein MMENKEEYEQVHLTEDGGVIKTILRKGEEGEDNKPKKGNEVTVHYVGKLESNGKVFDSSRDRNIPFKFHLGQGEVIKGWDICVASMKKNEKCSVRLDSKYGYGEEGCGDSIPGNSILIFEIELLNFREAKKSIYDYTNEEKIQAAFDLKEEGNELFKKEEINDAISKYKEALDFFMHTEEWEDILLEKKKNIEIICNLNLSTCYNKNKDYPNAIEHASKVLKIDKNNVKALYKLGVANMHFGFLEDAKDNLYKAASLNPKNIDIRNSYELCINKLREARKKDKLTFGGMFDKGSLYEEKKSTAK; this is encoded by the coding sequence ATGATGGAAAATAAGGAAGAATATGAACAAGTACACTTAACTGAAGATGGAGGTGTGATAAAGACCATATTAAGAAAAGGAGAAGAAGGAGAAGATAACAAACCAAAAAAAGGGAACGAAGTAACAGTACATTATGTAGGAAAATTAGAAAGTAATGGAAAAGTTTTTGATTCCTCACGTGATCGAAATATACCTTTCAAATTTCATTTAGGTCAAGGAGAAGTTATTAAAGGATGGGACATATGTGTAGCttctatgaaaaaaaatgaaaaatgttcAGTTCGTTTGGATAGTAAATATGGATATGGGGAAGAAGGGTGTGGAGATAGTATTCCAGGAAAcagtattttaattttcgaAATTGAGCTATTAAATTTTCgagaagcaaaaaaaagtatatatgattatacaaatgaagaaaaaatacaagCTGCTTTTgatttaaaagaagaaggaaatgaattatttaaaaaagaggaaattaATGATGCTATTTCGAAATATAAAGAGGCTCTTGACTTCTTTATGCACACAGAAGAATGGGAAgatattttattagaaaaaaagaaaaatatagaaattatttgtaatttaaatttatcaacatgttataataaaaacaaggATTATCCTAATGCTATTGAACATGCTTCCAAGGTCCTTAAGATAGACAAAAATAACGTTAAAGCTTTGTACAAATTAGGTGTTGCAAATATGCATTTTGGATTTTTAGAAGATGCCAaggataatttatataaagctGCATCTTTGAAtccaaaaaatatagatattaGAAATAGTTATGAACTGTGCATAAATAAACTAAGGGAAGCtagaaaaaaggataaactAACATTTGGTGGAATGTTTGATAAAGGTAGtttatatgaagaaaaaaaaagcaccGCTAAATAA
- the PmUG01_14080500 gene encoding GPI mannosyltransferase 2, putative, with protein sequence MLLHGALNKKKTKIPPECRVSTTARVLLIALIAIISRLFCIIYTIIWNKLINNYKFSNNILCYGDKGGGTLWQYIKCFSYWDGEYFLRLSLNETEYLYEQNHAFFPSLPLIIIYTKNLLKRFLLNMNECEMHVLIALVINNLFFVCSTIGVYVFPLVHFKSRKNAYYDEEEEEEQQTLQRQKQRQQQRQQQQRGYALPSTSEQNCFYLRNVKDKEEYNRFSFFLSILYTFSIGNIHVSSFYNESIFSCFSIWGFNFLQLSVSWYKMNVVFEILAVISFFIASCFRSNGILFLIPLFFFNIHTCKFFEYIISTQLCISKEKKRKHKITIISYFSTKRHIFSFIIHWLKALIEAIVIVSPFIIFQFYSYQLYCVQQEHNDLWNEQNIKFSSFLNNFRKNFFNNFNIWNNKKNILINRPWCNKKLPFVYNYIQYKYWNVKFLKIFKSPNFNILYSAPIFFISFHCVHNFFRYNKFIPSNILVFFHPFFGSIIHLGILSLYILIFAHNEIILRLIISSPMFYLHYAYLLKYFEKWNYLFFVNLMFFFVGPPLFGTYIGWT encoded by the exons ATGCTTTTGCACGGCGCacttaacaaaaaaaagacgaAGATCCCACCAGAATGTAGAGTTAGCACAACTGCCCGTGTACTCCTAATTGCATTAATTGCAATAATAAGTAGactattttgtataatttatacGATTATATGGAATAAACTGATAAATAACTACAAGTTTAGtaacaatatattatgttatggGGATAAGGGAGGGGGGACATTATGGCAGTATATAAAGTGTTTTTCGTACTGGGATggagaatattttttaagactTTCATTAAATGAAACTGAATATCTGTATGAACAAAATCATGCGTTTTTTCCCTCATTAccattaattataatatatacaaagaaTCTACTAAAAAggtttcttttaaatatgaacGAATGCGAAATGCATGTTTTAATAGCAttagtaataaataatttgttttttgtttgttcTACAATTGGAGTGTATGTTTTTCCATTAGTTCATTTTAAGAGCagaaaaaatgcatattatgatgaagaagaagaagaagagcAGCAAACGCTGCAACGACAGAAGCAACGACAGCAGCAACGACAGCAGCAGCAACGTGGATATGCACTGCCATCTACAAGTGAACAAAATTGCTTTTATTTGCGTAATGTTAAGGACAAGGAGGAGTATAACCGCTTTAGTTtctttttatcaattttatatacatttagtATAGGAAATATTCATGTTAgttctttttataatgaaaGTATTTTTAGCTGTTTCTCAATATGGGGATTTAACTTTTTACAATTATCTGTAAGTTGGTATAAGATGAATGTTGTTTTCGAAATTTTAGCAgtgatttctttttttatagcaTCTTGTTTTAGGTCCAATggtattttattcttaatacctcttttttttttcaacataCATACctgtaaattttttgaatatattattagcaCACAACTTTGTATCAGTAAAGAGAAGAAAcgtaaacataaaattacaataatttcttatttttctacCAAAAGacacattttttcttttataattcattGGTTAAAAGCTTTGATTGaagcaatagtaatagtttccccattcatcatttttcaattttactCGTATCAGTTATACTGTGTCCAACAAGAGCACAATGATTTGTGGAAtgagcaaaatataaaattttcttcatttctaaataattttcgtaaaaactttttcaataatttcaatatatggaataataaaaaaaatatattgataaataGACCATGGTGTAATAAAAAACTTCcttttgtttataattatatacaatacAAATACTGGAATGTcaagtttttaaaaatttttaaatcgCCAAATTTTAATATCTTATATTCGGcacctatattttttatatcatttcaTTGTGTGCACAACTTTTTCAGATATAACAAATTCATCCCCTCCAATATATTAGTCTTCTTTCATCCCTTTTTTGGAAGCATAATTCATTTGGGCATTTTATCTCTTTACATTTTGATATTTGCGCATAACGAG ATAATACTTAGGCTAATTATAAGCTCCCCGATGTTCTACCTACATTATGCTtacttattaaaatattttgaaaaatggaattatctcttttttgtgaatttaatgtttttttttgtgggACCTCCTTTATTTGGGACATATATTGGGTGGACATAG
- the PmUG01_14080400 gene encoding conserved Plasmodium protein, unknown function, whose protein sequence is MENKDDDKKEKNQISLLEIKRKVQNEQEALKDDNKQKKFRILNYTSRDSAVGKIEKDFMVYFCFLCGFNCLISEIDIKKLPTRKTDNSIIFPFKKIIHKKFHKTQTERIVIKRKHGAEVQYRILCKECAVPIGYVNNLNEQNSFIYYYDYSLLKDQTKCKFFSDI, encoded by the coding sequence atggaaaataaggATGATgataagaaagaaaagaaccAAATATCACTACTCGAAATTAAGAGAAAAGTGCAAAATGAACAGGAAGCATTAAAAGATGacaataaacaaaaaaagtttcgaatattaaattataccTCAAGAGATAGTGCTGTcggaaaaattgaaaaagattttatggtttacttttgttttttatgtGGCTTTAATTGCTTAATTAGTGaaatagatataaaaaaattacccACGAGAAAAACAGAtaattctattatatttccatttaaaaagattatacataaaaaatttcataaaacGCAAACAGAGCGAATagtaattaaaagaaaacatgGGGCTGAAGTACAATATAGAATACTATGCAAAGAATGTGCTGTACCAATTGgatatgttaataatttgaatGAGCAAAActcattcatttattattatgactATTCTTTGTTAAAGGATCAGacaaaatgtaaatttttttcagaCATTTGA